In the Campylobacter lari genome, TAAAACACTTATCTTTTTCAAAAACACTACTATCTCCTAGATGAGATAAGTATTTAAGTAATTCGTTTTTGTGTTCAAGTAAAATTTCTATATCTATATCAGTCATATTAGAAAGAAGAATTAAGAAATATCTAAAATTAATTAAGGCCATAATTCATTAATTTCCATATCATTTTTTTGTAATTCTTTTAGTCTTAATGCTTCTTTTTTATTTTCTTCCTTAAAAAAAGTAGCTATTGTATCTTGTGTAATTTCATTTCCAAGACTTGCAACATAAGAACTTTTCCAAGGATATTCTTCGTGGGTTTTTTCTCTAAGCTCCCAAGCCCCCATAGAACCGTATTTGTCAAAAATAAGAACTAAAAGCTCATGGGCATCTTTATTGTCAGCAATACAATCTGTATCAAAATCTTCAAGTTCATCAAAAGAGATAGAATTTGATCCATATTTTTTAAATTGTTCATACACTGTTCTAATTACAGGGCCATGTTTCCACGCTTCTATTCTATCATCAAAGAGTGGTTTTTCAAATATGGCAAGCATATACCCTTGTGCATAATAAAGCATTTTTTGTATTTTTAAATTTGATAGCGTATCGCCAGCTTCTTTACTTCTTGCTAAGAATAAAAAGTATTTTGCAACATCTAATGCTTTCATAGTTTTTACCTTATTTTAGGATATAAATATAATATCATATCATATATTATCTTATATTATCTTATATTATCTTATATTATCTTATATTATCTTATATTATCTTATATTATCTTATATTATCTTATATTATCTTATAGTTTAAACTAAAAAATCGTTTAAGACTGATGATTATTGCTAGTTAAAACATCACAATTAAACTTATATCTTTTTATACTTAAATTATCGACTTCATAATTTGGAACTTTATAGCATTCTTTAAAATTATTACCTTTTATAATCTTGATATAAGAGTTTGGAATAGCAATTTGATTTTTTATTCTTTGTGGGTTGCTATCATAATTAACTAAATTTAAAACTTCAATTTCTCCAAGCTTTAAAGCTACTTGTCTTTCTCTTTTTTCAATCTTATTCCATACTTTTTGATTAATTTGTGGATTTTGCGGAGTAATATTACTCATTAAGAATGTACTTCTTTGAGCTTGAGTAGTTTTTCTCATAGAGGCATTAGAAAGGGTATGTCCTCTATCATAACCACTATTTTTATAATCACTCCAAGTGGTACGATATTTTTTAGGTATATTTGTATCATCTTCAAAGCGCGGGCGTTTTTTGATTTGTTCGCCTTTTAGATTATCTGCTTCTAATTTATAAGCTACTGCTTTAGTGCCTTTGTAGTTATAATCATAGCAATTAATATAATAAAATTTATCTAAAACCTGAGAGCAATTTTGTGTAGTAAAATACTTTGCAAAATCTTCACTCGGTTTATATTGTGTGTAATTAGCTAAGGCTAGAGTTGTTAATAGTGATATAATTATAAGTTTTTTCATTTGTTGTTATTTTTCATTTATAATTTTAACTCTAAATTCCTCAAAGCTAACAGGTTGTAGGTGATAAGGCGGGAAGCCAGATAGCATTGTTATTTGGGCTATCATTGGTCTTAAATATGAAAACATTATTGCAACAGCATTGTTTAGAAGAATTTTATTTTGTTCATCTTTAGTTTCAAAAGCAATTAATGATAGTATCGATGTTGATATATTATAAACACTTTCATTACCGCTATCTGCTTGAATATCTAAATCTAATTGGATTAAAAATATATCTTTTTTCTTGTCATCTTTTTGATGCGCAATGACACCTATGTTGTTTTTACAATTGATAGTGCCAGAATCATCTGGCACTCCATTTTGTTCAAAATTAAATTTTTTTATTTCTATTGATAAAATTTTAAATATGCCAGATTCTATTTCTCTCATTGTAACTCCTTATATTCAAGCTGCTTTACTAAAACCATAGGTAATTTTAGATTCTTCATTTTCATTTTGTATTTTATTAATTGGTAAATATTGCTTATTCTTGGCTAAATATATTTTTTTCTTAAAACTATCTTTTATTTCAAAATGCTTTTTAAAACCACATATCAATTCGTATCTTGCAATCAGCATATTTAAGTTATTTGCAAAATTTTTAGCCTTTTTTTCATAAAAATCAATTGTTTTTAAATTGTATTTTGGTGGATATTGGAAGTAAATACCACTTAAGAAATTTTGAAATATATGCCCTAATTGTTCAGGAATTTCTTTCTGGTCTTTATATTCTATTGTAATGTTGCTGCCATCAAATTTTGATTTCGAGTTATATTTTTTTAGCTTCATATTTTTCTTTAAAATAATGCTAAATTTTTTACATATAGAATCAATATTTAATAAGGAATTTTCCTTTTTTACAATATCAATAACTTCCATTGCTCCCATTGGTCGCTTGTTTGACTCTGGGATAATTTTCCAAAGCTTACTAATAAGATTTTTATTTTCTAACAATATTTTTTGTTCTCTTTTATTAAGTAATTTAAGAATATTTTTCATTGTTTTTTTATTTCTTCCTTTATAAAATAATTTCTATTTTTTATTGGGATGTACATTGTATCATTATTCTTTTTATAAACGTAAATAAGTCTTTCTTTTTGTTCTAAAATAGATTTATAAAGAATGAAAGCTTTATATTTTATTTTTTTCATATTAACCTCTTTTATCTTTATTTTATCACTTTCAATCACTATTTGATCTATTTCTAATTTAAAACGGCTTTTACTATTTTTCTTTTTTGTGCATATTTCATGATTTGGTAATTTATAAATTTCGTTTATTTTATCATATTTTAATTCTTCTGCATATAAAACATCATTAAAATCTTTAATACCTATTTCTTCCCATTCATCCGTTTTTTTTATTTTTGTATCCACCCTACGAACTCTATAAAATTATATTTGATTATCATTTCTGAAAATTACAGGATTTGATTTTAACATTTAACCTTGTATATCCATCAAAAAAAAACAAATCGATTTTCCATTTTTCAAAATCAACACTCATTTAAACAAATTTAACTAACTTGGTAAATTTTAATTGATAAAAAGTATATCGAATTTTTTGTTAAAAATTTAATTAGTTTTATTTTTTTAATAATTTTATTTAAATTTTTTACACCTTTTCAATTTGATTTAAAAATATTTTGGCATTAGAAAATATAAACCGCTATACTTACTTAATTACAATCTCTAGTTATAAATTTATCTCTATTTTTGTCCAAATGAAATACAAATTTTTCATTAAATGGTGATATTGAAACTTTATTATCTCCTAGTAAATGTATATAAGCATTAGGTGGAACTTTTGAACATATTGTGTTATTTTTATAGTATGAAGCTATATGAATAATATTAGGTGAAAAATTAAATACATAAAAATAACCAATTATAAAAAAACTTAAACACTGTAAAATAGTTGTAACTCCAAAAAATACAAAACAATCAATATGTAATTTATTTTTAAAATGAGTTGTTTTTATTATGAAATTAAAAATTTTTTGGACTAGAAAATTAAGATTTAAAAAAAATAAAGACTTAGTTATATCTGATAACATTGGTATTAAAAAGTGTGCTATAAACAATAGCGACAAAGCAAACATTGTACATATAATTATTATTGGAATAATAATTATAATATTAAAAATATTAATAGTATAACTATAACTATCTGGAGTATGATCTACTATATTATAAATTATATCTCTCGAACAAAATTCAGCTACAAGATATACTCCAAAAAAAACAAACAAATTATATATTTTAGCAATATTAATTCTTTTGGTAATTTTATATAAATCTATAAATGCTGGAATAATCAATAAAAGATATCCCATAGTTATTATAATCAAATTATTGATTTTAACACTTAAAATAAGAACAAAAATTCCTATAATATATGATAATATAAAAGGATTTTTTATATAGATTATTATTTTATTTAAATTCATCTCACCACTTCTATAAAATTTTTAAAGGTTTCAACTGTCATTTTTGATACAACCACCCCTATAATTTCACACTGCACAAAATCGCTAATTTTAACTTCTTTGTAGTCTTTGTTTTCAGATACTAAATAAATAAAATCGCAAAAAGCTTCTTTTTTAATTTTTTTACAATATAGATCTTCGCCTTGTCTAAAAATAACTATATCAGCACTCGATATAGTGCCAAGAGTATTTTTGCTTCTATCAATAACAACAAAATCTCCATGTGTTAAAAGTGGCTCCATGCTATCGCCATTTATTTTTATAATATCGTAGCTTTTTTTTATAGGAATGTCTAAAATCTCTTTTAGAAAACTTCCATCAACACAAATACTAGTATAATTTATATCTTGTGCTAAAACTCCATATCCAGCTGAAGCAGAAATATCAGGATAGTATTTAAATTCGATTTGATTGTCTTTTTTTAACAAGGGAATTATATTTGTTTTTATATTATCGTTTATTGGTGCTAATTTTTCTATTGGAACATTTAACACTTGAGCAATTTTTATAACATTTTCATAATTTTCAGGTTGGTTGTTTTCAGATCTATACCAATAGGCTATGCCATCTAATGATATTTCATAGCCGTTGTCTGTTAGCATTTGAGCGAGTTTACTTCTACTGATTTTTTTCTCTTTCAGCACTTCTGTTAAATATTCTTTGTTTAATTTATAAAACATCGCATTCCTTATTTTTTAGCAAATTCCTTGGTTATTTAATAAAAGTCCATCTTCAAATGCAATTCTTCCACAAGTTTTACCTAAAATTTCAAAATCACCACTTTCTATCTCGTTTTTATTTATTTCAAAGCTTTCGTAATCAGGATTTATACTTTTTGCTATTATTTTGTTTGGCATAAATGTCAATCTTTTAACATAAACTGCCTTATCAAGTCTAAAGACATAAATACCATCAATTCTGATAATATTTCTACCATCCACCATGTCCACGATAACAAAATCGCCGCTATTATATTTAGGCTGCATACTATCGCCAAAGCATTTAAAAATTCTCAAATGCTTAGAGTTTGGGTACTTTTGCTCAATAAAAATTTTTGGTATATCTATTTCTTTGACAATTTTAAAGTTTGGGTCGAATTCCCCCATAGA is a window encoding:
- a CDS encoding Panacea domain-containing protein, with the protein product MKALDVAKYFLFLARSKEAGDTLSNLKIQKMLYYAQGYMLAIFEKPLFDDRIEAWKHGPVIRTVYEQFKKYGSNSISFDELEDFDTDCIADNKDAHELLVLIFDKYGSMGAWELREKTHEEYPWKSSYVASLGNEITQDTIATFFKEENKKEALRLKELQKNDMEINELWP
- a CDS encoding DNA/RNA non-specific endonuclease, producing MKKLIIISLLTTLALANYTQYKPSEDFAKYFTTQNCSQVLDKFYYINCYDYNYKGTKAVAYKLEADNLKGEQIKKRPRFEDDTNIPKKYRTTWSDYKNSGYDRGHTLSNASMRKTTQAQRSTFLMSNITPQNPQINQKVWNKIEKRERQVALKLGEIEVLNLVNYDSNPQRIKNQIAIPNSYIKIIKGNNFKECYKVPNYEVDNLSIKRYKFNCDVLTSNNHQS
- a CDS encoding protein-export chaperone SecB; amino-acid sequence: MREIESGIFKILSIEIKKFNFEQNGVPDDSGTINCKNNIGVIAHQKDDKKKDIFLIQLDLDIQADSGNESVYNISTSILSLIAFETKDEQNKILLNNAVAIMFSYLRPMIAQITMLSGFPPYHLQPVSFEEFRVKIINEK
- a CDS encoding S24 family peptidase, with translation MFYKLNKEYLTEVLKEKKISRSKLAQMLTDNGYEISLDGIAYWYRSENNQPENYENVIKIAQVLNVPIEKLAPINDNIKTNIIPLLKKDNQIEFKYYPDISASAGYGVLAQDINYTSICVDGSFLKEILDIPIKKSYDIIKINGDSMEPLLTHGDFVVIDRSKNTLGTISSADIVIFRQGEDLYCKKIKKEAFCDFIYLVSENKDYKEVKISDFVQCEIIGVVVSKMTVETFKNFIEVVR
- a CDS encoding S24 family peptidase, whose product is MGRNGDIFDFDFDTEKFKFYLKNRSKKVTYQDLVEILYKHGIESTEATVKKWLMTKEDNKTKPKPKYIKIICEELNIPFDEIIIQEVFEKNNNIFKIPTFEMPAGCGSMGEFDPNFKIVKEIDIPKIFIEQKYPNSKHLRIFKCFGDSMQPKYNSGDFVIVDMVDGRNIIRIDGIYVFRLDKAVYVKRLTFMPNKIIAKSINPDYESFEINKNEIESGDFEILGKTCGRIAFEDGLLLNNQGIC